In one Candidatus Binataceae bacterium genomic region, the following are encoded:
- a CDS encoding LLM class flavin-dependent oxidoreductase produces the protein MRIGATIFNQNYNDWDRYESEEQGKPVPKRAARSDREIFHEELNIARMADDLGFDSVWTIEHHFTPYTMVTNPLQYLTYIAGITKRVDLGTMVVVLPWHNPVRVAEDVNMLDAFLGSGRNVICGVGRGLGRREYAGLSIDQNEARGRFDESLQVLKQLLSTGQCNFDGEFYQVRGLHLRPQPERDLSLNLWCAGGTEQTVQIIAKHGVRPLTIPTTSLDIALANMRRYAQTSRDAGHGPTHTKLALWTYVAESYSKADAGAHRYMVEYADSALRHYELLGTHLKNIKGYEAYGAQQDAMRKDASPFKEGFYRSHPWGTPDETIARATQLANAFGTDEIMFIFKYGSMPMAEAEKSMRLFAEEVMPALKELKPEPLVPAEHPPGQETSMAAPR, from the coding sequence GTCCGATCGCGAGATTTTCCACGAAGAACTCAATATCGCCCGTATGGCCGACGACTTGGGTTTTGATTCCGTGTGGACCATCGAGCATCACTTCACGCCCTACACGATGGTGACGAATCCGTTGCAGTACCTCACCTATATCGCCGGGATCACCAAGCGCGTGGATCTAGGAACCATGGTCGTGGTGCTGCCGTGGCACAATCCAGTGCGCGTCGCCGAAGACGTCAACATGCTCGATGCCTTTCTCGGATCCGGCCGCAACGTGATCTGCGGCGTCGGACGGGGCCTCGGGCGCCGCGAATATGCCGGGTTGAGCATAGATCAGAACGAAGCCAGGGGTCGATTTGACGAATCCCTGCAGGTGCTCAAACAGTTGTTGTCAACCGGCCAGTGCAATTTCGACGGCGAGTTCTACCAGGTCCGCGGACTGCATCTGCGGCCCCAGCCGGAGCGCGATCTGAGCCTAAACCTGTGGTGCGCAGGTGGTACCGAGCAGACCGTGCAGATAATCGCGAAGCATGGCGTGCGACCGCTCACTATCCCCACCACCAGTCTCGATATAGCGCTCGCCAATATGCGCCGATATGCGCAAACTAGCCGCGACGCCGGGCACGGTCCAACTCACACCAAGCTCGCGTTGTGGACCTACGTCGCCGAAAGCTACAGCAAGGCCGACGCCGGCGCGCATCGCTACATGGTTGAGTATGCCGACTCGGCGCTGCGTCATTATGAGCTGCTCGGCACCCATTTGAAGAATATCAAGGGCTACGAGGCATACGGCGCGCAACAGGACGCGATGCGCAAGGATGCCTCACCGTTCAAGGAAGGCTTCTATCGGAGCCATCCCTGGGGCACCCCAGACGAGACCATCGCCCGCGCAACCCAGCTCGCCAACGCATTCGGCACTGACGAGATCATGTTCATCTTCAAGTATGGCTCGATGCCAATGGCCGAGGCAGAAAAGAGCATGCGCCTTTTCGCCGAAGAGGTAATGCCGGCACTAAAGGAACTGAAGCCGGAGCCGTTGGTGCCGGCGGAGCATCCGCCAGGGCAGGAAACCAGCATGGCGGCACCGCGGTAA